One window from the genome of Cricetulus griseus strain 17A/GY chromosome 2, alternate assembly CriGri-PICRH-1.0, whole genome shotgun sequence encodes:
- the LOC100770820 gene encoding olfactory receptor 2A5 — protein sequence MHNRGWKNHSSVTEFILLGFSRNPRTNWILFFLFFFLYLFTVLGNGLIVTLIRIDARLHTPMYFFLSILSMLDLSYATTTVPQMLAHLVSKNKTISYTGCVIQMYIFLTLGITETWIFAAMAYDRYVAICYPLHYGVKMSQTLCITLVASSALCGLICALVYTVFAMNLPYCGPNEINHFFCEIPAVLKLACADTSLNDQVDFILGFILLLIPLSLILASYVRIFIAILRIRSTQGRMKAFSTCASHITVVTMFCIPCMVMYMRPGSEATPEDDKKLALFYNVISAFLNPIIYSLRNKDVKRAFFKLIGRGEDTP from the coding sequence ATGCACAATCGAGGCTGGAAAAATCACAGTTCTGTAACCGAATTTATCCTCTTGGGTTTCTCCAGAAACCCCAGGACCAATTggatccttttcttcctcttcttcttcctctacctATTTACAGTCCTTGGCAATGGGCTCATTGTCACCCTGATTAGGATAGATGCACGTCTCCACACACctatgtacttcttcctcagtaTCCTCTCCATGCTGGACCTCAGCTATGCTACCACAACAGTGCCCCAGATGTTGGCTCATCTAGTAAGCAAGAATAAGACAATCTCTTACACTGGGTGTGTGATCCAGATGTACATTTTCTTGACACTAGGCATCACTGAGACCTGGATTTTTGCAGCTATGGCCTATGACAGATATGTTGCTATATGTTATCCACTCCATTATGGAGTTAAGATGAGCCAAACCCTATGCATAACCCTGGTGGCAAGCTCCGCCCTCTGTGGTCTCATCTGTGCCCTTGTCTACACAGTCTTTGCAATGAACCTTCCCTACTGTGGCCCCAATGAGATCAACCATTTCTTTTGTGAAATCCCTGCTGTCTTGAAGTTGGCCTGTGCAGACACATCCCTCAATGACCAAGTGGACTTCATTCTGGGTTTCATCTTGCTTCTGATACCATTATCCCTCATCCTAGCATCATACGTTCGTATTTTCATAGCCATTCTAAGGATTCGTTCCACCCAAGGGCGGATGAAGGCCTTCTCCACCTGTGCTTCACACATCACTGTGGTCACTATGTTCTGTATTCCATGCATGGTCATGTACATGCGACCTGGCTCTGAAGCCACCCCAGAAGACGACAAGAAGTTGGCATTGTTCTATAATGTCATTTCTGCCTTTCTTAACCCCATTATTTACAGCCTCCGGAACAAGGATGTCAAGAGGGCTTTTTTCAAGTTAATTGGAAGGGGTGAGGACACCCCATAG